A genomic stretch from Natronomonas gomsonensis includes:
- a CDS encoding HIT family protein: protein MDQLFAPWRIEWVERDEGNADIDGCPFCVLPERDDAREALVVAESDHAFVLMNNYPYNPGHAMVIPRTHTGSFGDLDDETLLDHARLKQRTIRAIEEGLGADGVNAGLNLGDAAGGSIDDHLHTHVVPRWRGDTNFMPVTSETKVIVEAVEDTYETLHDAFRTQDGAAVSDSGSVHIEF from the coding sequence ATGGACCAGTTGTTCGCGCCGTGGCGAATCGAGTGGGTCGAGCGTGACGAGGGCAACGCCGACATCGACGGCTGTCCGTTCTGCGTGCTCCCGGAGCGAGACGACGCCCGCGAGGCGTTGGTCGTCGCCGAATCCGACCACGCGTTCGTCCTCATGAACAACTACCCGTACAACCCCGGTCACGCGATGGTTATTCCTCGCACACACACGGGGTCGTTCGGCGACCTCGACGACGAGACCCTCCTCGACCACGCCCGCCTGAAACAGCGAACCATCCGCGCAATCGAGGAGGGATTGGGTGCCGACGGCGTCAACGCCGGGTTGAACCTCGGTGACGCGGCAGGTGGCTCCATCGACGACCACCTCCACACGCACGTCGTCCCGCGGTGGCGCGGTGACACCAACTTCATGCCCGTCACCTCGGAAACGAAAGTCATCGTCGAGGCCGTCGAGGACACCTACGAGACGCTCCACGACGCGTTCCGAACGCAGGATGGCGCCGCCGTCTCCGACAGCGGGTCGGTCCACATCGAGTTTTAG
- the map gene encoding type II methionyl aminopeptidase has protein sequence MSVDLTEESYEKNREAGEILAQVRDETADRVEVGASHLEIAEYAEERIRELGGEPAFPVNISIDEEAAHATPKPDDDSTFGEEMVNLDIGVHVDGWLADTAVTVDLSGNPELAEAPAEALDAALEIIEPGIETGEIGAEIESVIDGYGYNPVVNLSGHGLGHWEQHTDPNIPNRGVEQGIELEVGDVVAIEPFATDGGGKVTEGAKEEIYALEREASVRNRQAREALEQIVEEFKTLPFARRWLDTSRAEMALRRLQQQNVVHGYPVLKEQDGFLVSQKEHTIIVTEDGCEVTTRSR, from the coding sequence ATGAGCGTCGACCTCACCGAAGAGTCCTACGAGAAGAACCGAGAGGCCGGCGAGATTCTCGCGCAGGTCCGCGACGAAACTGCCGACCGCGTCGAGGTCGGAGCCAGCCACCTCGAAATAGCCGAGTACGCCGAAGAGCGCATCCGCGAACTCGGCGGCGAACCCGCCTTCCCCGTCAACATCAGCATCGACGAGGAGGCCGCCCACGCGACGCCAAAACCCGACGACGACTCGACGTTCGGCGAGGAGATGGTGAACCTCGACATCGGCGTCCACGTCGATGGCTGGCTCGCCGACACGGCGGTGACGGTCGACCTCTCGGGGAACCCGGAACTCGCCGAGGCACCGGCCGAGGCGCTGGATGCCGCCCTCGAAATCATCGAACCCGGCATCGAGACGGGCGAAATCGGCGCCGAAATCGAGTCAGTCATCGACGGCTACGGCTACAACCCCGTCGTCAACCTCTCGGGTCACGGCCTGGGCCACTGGGAACAGCACACCGACCCGAACATCCCGAACCGCGGCGTCGAACAGGGAATCGAGTTGGAGGTCGGCGACGTAGTCGCCATCGAACCGTTTGCCACCGACGGCGGCGGGAAAGTCACCGAGGGAGCCAAAGAGGAGATTTACGCCCTCGAACGCGAAGCGTCGGTGCGCAACCGACAGGCCCGGGAAGCCCTCGAACAGATAGTCGAGGAGTTCAAAACGCTGCCTTTCGCCCGCCGATGGCTCGACACCTCCCGGGCGGAGATGGCGCTGCGACGACTCCAACAGCAGAACGTGGTCCACGGCTACCCCGTCCTGAAAGAACAGGACGGCTTCCTCGTCAGCCAGAAGGAACACACGATTATCGTCACCGAGGACGGCTGTGAAGTGACGACTCGTTCGCGGTAA
- a CDS encoding outer membrane protein assembly factor BamB family protein, translating to MPSRRRVLCSLGSVAAVGLAGCTDAGPASNATPGTDADTEWPQPGGTDRFDCYRADAVAPREEPEQRWAVETVWPAGRPVVADGRVVLPAQGGLIGYDLAGEERWRVGFKDEELAIETAPIVVDGVGYAGGMDELVAFDVDTGETNWRVDIGASPTTAPVVDYDRERLAVGTDGGLVGVDIGGERLWDRETFTPVSALASWGDQLCAGTTGGELLVYFDLQGPKGMWRRQLDGRVIQVSLLDGDGIVVSVFGGPTSRRDGESAGAARWSHSTGSHGFVAAGNTYAVGGGLTAIHTRTGEERWSVDDRLRAPPAGAGDTVYSGGDGFIAGYAMDGGTGVDDYRIGTKRWQYDVDGTVATGLAVADGAVFGAAQNDEGEATLYALE from the coding sequence ATGCCCTCCAGACGACGCGTTCTCTGCAGTCTCGGGAGCGTCGCCGCGGTCGGACTCGCCGGCTGTACCGACGCCGGTCCCGCGAGCAACGCGACACCCGGTACCGACGCCGACACCGAGTGGCCACAACCCGGCGGCACCGACCGCTTCGACTGCTACCGCGCGGATGCCGTCGCCCCCCGCGAAGAACCCGAACAGCGGTGGGCGGTGGAGACGGTCTGGCCGGCCGGACGACCGGTCGTCGCCGACGGACGAGTGGTGCTTCCGGCCCAGGGTGGCCTCATCGGCTACGACCTCGCTGGTGAGGAGCGCTGGCGGGTCGGGTTCAAAGACGAAGAACTCGCCATCGAGACGGCGCCCATCGTCGTCGACGGGGTCGGCTATGCCGGCGGGATGGATGAACTGGTGGCCTTCGACGTCGACACCGGGGAGACGAACTGGCGGGTCGACATCGGTGCCTCGCCGACGACGGCGCCAGTCGTCGACTACGACCGGGAGCGACTCGCCGTCGGCACCGACGGCGGACTCGTCGGTGTCGACATCGGTGGCGAACGACTGTGGGACCGCGAAACGTTCACCCCGGTCTCGGCGCTCGCCTCGTGGGGCGACCAACTCTGTGCGGGAACGACCGGTGGCGAACTGCTCGTCTACTTCGACCTTCAGGGCCCAAAGGGGATGTGGCGGAGACAGCTGGACGGACGAGTGATTCAGGTCAGCCTGCTCGACGGCGACGGCATCGTCGTCTCGGTGTTCGGCGGCCCGACGAGTCGTCGCGACGGCGAAAGCGCTGGCGCGGCCCGCTGGTCGCACTCGACTGGTTCCCACGGCTTCGTCGCCGCCGGCAACACCTACGCCGTCGGCGGTGGCCTCACAGCGATTCACACCCGAACCGGCGAGGAACGCTGGTCGGTCGACGACCGCCTGCGAGCGCCGCCGGCCGGCGCCGGCGACACCGTCTACTCCGGCGGCGATGGGTTCATCGCCGGATACGCGATGGACGGCGGGACGGGCGTCGACGACTACCGCATCGGCACAAAGCGCTGGCAATACGACGTCGATGGGACCGTCGCCACTGGACTCGCAGTCGCCGACGGAGCGGTGTTCGGTGCCGCCCAAAACGACGAGGGCGAGGCGACGCTGTACGCCCTCGAATAA
- a CDS encoding cation diffusion facilitator family transporter produces the protein MSDTAVAEAGLDTDAAKRGFTRASVVNVLGNAVKIVVEAAAGLTFGSVALVADAAHSVADLVASLVVLVWGRSVYADPDERHPHGHQRVEPLAALFVGSVIVILGLNLLYESALGLIEGPTVTFSPFLIGALLFAMADMYLLYWYTERVNANIGSSALEALAIDCLNDIYTTIAALVGVVGVFFGYPVLDAAAGGLVSLLVVYQGADIGRENVTYLVGAAPSEAERRRIIEELRSDPAVEGVHDLAVFYDGTDLEVEAHVEVDGELTLIEAHDIETELMDGLREFDDVGDVHLHLDPAGIGEWKDAEETQTGSP, from the coding sequence ATGAGCGACACGGCGGTCGCAGAGGCGGGGTTGGACACCGACGCCGCAAAGCGGGGATTCACCCGTGCCAGCGTCGTCAACGTCCTCGGCAACGCCGTCAAAATCGTCGTCGAGGCCGCCGCCGGACTGACGTTCGGGTCGGTCGCGCTGGTGGCCGACGCCGCCCACTCCGTCGCCGACCTCGTCGCCAGCCTCGTTGTGTTGGTGTGGGGCCGCAGCGTCTACGCCGACCCCGACGAGCGACACCCTCACGGTCACCAGCGGGTCGAACCGCTGGCCGCGCTGTTCGTCGGCAGCGTCATCGTCATCCTCGGGTTGAACCTTCTGTATGAGTCCGCACTCGGCCTCATCGAAGGACCGACCGTCACGTTCAGCCCGTTTTTAATCGGTGCGCTGCTGTTCGCGATGGCCGACATGTACCTCCTCTACTGGTACACCGAGCGCGTCAACGCGAATATTGGCTCCTCGGCGCTTGAGGCACTCGCCATCGACTGTCTCAACGACATTTATACTACCATCGCGGCGCTGGTCGGGGTCGTCGGGGTCTTCTTCGGGTATCCCGTTCTCGACGCCGCCGCCGGTGGCCTCGTCAGCCTGCTCGTCGTGTATCAGGGCGCCGACATCGGTCGCGAGAACGTCACGTATCTCGTCGGCGCCGCCCCCTCGGAAGCCGAGCGCCGACGAATCATCGAGGAACTCCGCTCAGACCCGGCCGTCGAGGGCGTCCACGACCTCGCCGTCTTCTACGACGGCACCGACCTCGAAGTCGAAGCCCACGTCGAGGTCGACGGCGAGTTAACACTCATCGAGGCCCACGACATCGAGACGGAACTCATGGACGGTCTCCGCGAGTTTGACGATGTCGGCGACGTACACCTTCATCTCGACCCCGCAGGTATCGGGGAGTGGAAGGACGCCGAGGAAACTCAGACCGGTTCGCCGTAA
- a CDS encoding DUF7835 family putative zinc beta-ribbon protein, with product MATRIDDDGMTEECEECGRETSHEVSIELLTESTKEENAEFSREPYRVSTCRVCGTEMSVRMNNA from the coding sequence ATGGCAACCCGAATCGACGACGACGGTATGACCGAGGAGTGTGAGGAGTGTGGCCGCGAGACATCCCACGAGGTGAGCATCGAACTCCTCACCGAGAGCACCAAAGAGGAGAACGCCGAGTTCTCCCGGGAACCCTACCGCGTGTCGACGTGTCGCGTCTGTGGCACCGAGATGTCGGTACGGATGAACAACGCGTGA
- a CDS encoding nucleoside phosphorylase: MAKQPHLLVEDGDVADIALVPGDPGRVDRIADQCDDSETVAENREYKVVNATYEGRDLTICSTGIGSPSAAIAVEELAAVGVETFIRVGTTGALQSDIEIGDMVVATGAAKDEGTTKRYEAVEVPAVADYEALSTLVESAERRQAPVHVGPIATDDAFYAETQTYVEAWNDAGLLCVEMEAAALFTLARRKGLAAGAICTVDGNLVEGTQKGETDDEELPEKAKDNVGRAIRIALDAVTEL; the protein is encoded by the coding sequence ATGGCAAAACAGCCGCATCTCCTCGTCGAGGACGGCGATGTCGCCGACATCGCGCTCGTCCCCGGCGACCCCGGCCGCGTCGACCGCATCGCCGACCAATGTGACGACAGCGAGACCGTCGCAGAGAACCGCGAGTACAAGGTCGTAAACGCCACCTACGAGGGGCGGGACCTCACCATCTGCTCGACGGGAATCGGGTCGCCGTCGGCGGCAATTGCGGTGGAGGAACTCGCCGCCGTCGGCGTCGAGACGTTCATCCGGGTCGGCACCACCGGCGCGCTCCAGTCCGACATCGAAATCGGCGACATGGTCGTCGCCACCGGCGCCGCCAAAGACGAGGGAACGACGAAGCGCTACGAGGCCGTCGAGGTTCCGGCCGTCGCCGACTACGAGGCGCTGTCGACGCTGGTCGAGTCGGCCGAGCGGAGACAGGCGCCCGTGCACGTCGGCCCAATCGCCACCGACGACGCCTTCTACGCCGAAACCCAAACCTACGTCGAGGCGTGGAACGACGCCGGCCTGCTGTGTGTCGAGATGGAGGCCGCCGCGCTGTTCACGCTGGCCCGCCGAAAGGGACTGGCCGCCGGCGCCATCTGTACCGTCGACGGCAACCTCGTCGAGGGTACCCAGAAGGGCGAAACCGACGACGAGGAACTGCCCGAGAAGGCAAAGGACAATGTCGGCCGGGCCATCCGCATCGCGCTGGACGCCGTCACCGAGTTGTAG
- a CDS encoding tRNA (N(6)-L-threonylcarbamoyladenosine(37)-C(2))-methylthiotransferase yields MATYHIETYGCTSNRGESRQIERKLRDAGHYRVDGPEEADVAILNTCTVVEKTERNMLRRAEELEAETSDLIVTGCMALAQGEEFEDLDVQVLHWEDVPTAVTNGECPTTTPDAEPILDGVVGILPIARGCMSNCSYCITKFATGRVDSPPVSENVEKARALVHAGAKEIRITGQDTGVYGWDTGDRKLPELLDRICDIEGEFRVRLGMANPGGIHGIHEELAEVFAENEKLYNFIHAPVQSGSDDVLEDMRRQHRVEKFREVVDAFDDRLDHWTLSTDFIVGFPTEDDDDHEKSMELLDDVRPEKINITRFSKRPGTDAADMKGLGGTVKKERSKAMTDLKMDVCREVYESMVGETHETLVVEEGTGDSVKCRDEAYRQVIVTDAETKGIEVGDFIEVEITQNETVYCYGEPV; encoded by the coding sequence ATGGCCACGTATCACATCGAGACGTACGGCTGTACGTCCAACCGGGGTGAGAGCCGACAAATCGAGCGCAAGCTCCGCGATGCGGGTCACTACCGCGTCGACGGCCCCGAGGAGGCGGACGTGGCCATCCTCAACACCTGTACCGTCGTCGAGAAGACCGAACGCAACATGCTCCGGCGGGCTGAGGAACTCGAAGCCGAGACTTCGGACCTCATCGTCACCGGCTGTATGGCGCTCGCACAGGGCGAGGAGTTCGAGGACCTCGACGTACAGGTGCTCCACTGGGAGGACGTACCGACGGCGGTGACAAACGGCGAGTGTCCGACGACGACCCCCGACGCCGAACCGATTCTGGACGGCGTCGTCGGCATCCTCCCCATCGCCCGCGGCTGTATGTCGAACTGCTCGTACTGTATCACGAAGTTCGCGACGGGCCGGGTCGACTCCCCGCCCGTCTCGGAGAACGTCGAGAAAGCCCGGGCGCTGGTCCACGCCGGTGCCAAGGAAATCCGCATCACCGGTCAGGACACCGGCGTCTACGGCTGGGACACTGGCGACCGGAAGCTCCCGGAACTATTGGACCGCATCTGTGACATCGAGGGGGAGTTCCGGGTTCGACTCGGGATGGCCAACCCCGGCGGTATCCACGGTATTCACGAGGAGTTGGCCGAAGTCTTCGCCGAGAACGAGAAACTGTACAACTTCATCCACGCGCCGGTTCAGTCGGGCAGCGACGACGTTCTCGAAGATATGCGTCGACAACACCGCGTCGAGAAGTTCCGGGAGGTCGTCGATGCCTTCGACGACCGTCTGGACCACTGGACGCTGTCGACGGACTTCATCGTCGGCTTCCCCACCGAAGACGACGACGACCACGAAAAGTCGATGGAACTGCTCGACGACGTTCGCCCCGAGAAAATCAACATCACGCGCTTCTCGAAGCGGCCCGGCACCGACGCCGCCGACATGAAGGGCCTCGGCGGGACGGTGAAGAAGGAGCGCTCGAAGGCGATGACCGACCTGAAGATGGATGTCTGCCGGGAGGTCTACGAGTCGATGGTCGGCGAGACCCACGAGACGTTGGTCGTCGAGGAGGGCACCGGCGACTCGGTGAAGTGCCGCGACGAGGCCTACCGGCAGGTCATCGTCACCGACGCGGAGACGAAGGGCATCGAGGTCGGCGACTTCATCGAGGTCGAGATTACCCAAAACGAGACCGTCTACTGTTACGGCGAACCGGTCTGA
- a CDS encoding carbohydrate kinase family protein — MRVVCVGHVNWDVTFHVDRLPGPDEEAHIHERSAAGGGSAANAAVAFAALSCESRLLGSVGDDDCGKRALAELEAAGVDTRVRVVEGSETTTKYVLVEDSGEVAVLGTDGANEALAPDDAAPELLDGADALHLTSQRPDTAERLAELADAAGVFVSFDPGRRLADRDYGAVLERSDLLFVTDTEAARIDAEGVPQVTKRGIDGAVLRCPAGTFEHPGYDLPSVDSTGAGDAFAAGFLAVWLDDDGPERALAVGNACGAIAASERGPKPDLSWERIEAVMA; from the coding sequence ATGCGAGTGGTCTGTGTGGGACACGTAAACTGGGACGTGACGTTTCACGTCGACCGGCTTCCCGGCCCCGACGAGGAGGCACACATTCACGAGCGGTCGGCGGCGGGCGGCGGTAGCGCGGCCAACGCCGCCGTCGCCTTCGCCGCGCTGTCGTGTGAGTCGCGACTGCTCGGCAGCGTCGGCGACGACGACTGCGGGAAGCGAGCGCTCGCCGAGTTGGAGGCCGCCGGCGTCGACACGCGCGTTCGGGTCGTCGAGGGGAGCGAAACGACCACGAAGTACGTCCTCGTCGAGGATTCGGGGGAGGTTGCCGTCCTCGGAACCGACGGCGCAAACGAGGCGCTCGCCCCCGACGACGCGGCACCCGAACTGCTCGACGGCGCCGACGCACTCCACCTGACGAGCCAGCGACCCGATACGGCCGAACGGCTGGCCGAACTCGCCGACGCTGCCGGCGTTTTCGTCAGTTTCGACCCGGGAAGACGGCTCGCCGACCGCGACTACGGGGCCGTCCTCGAGCGGAGTGACCTCCTCTTCGTCACCGATACCGAGGCCGCCCGAATCGACGCCGAGGGAGTTCCGCAGGTGACGAAACGAGGCATCGACGGTGCCGTTCTCCGGTGTCCCGCCGGCACCTTCGAACACCCCGGATACGACCTGCCGTCGGTCGACTCGACGGGCGCTGGCGACGCCTTCGCGGCCGGCTTTCTCGCCGTCTGGCTCGACGACGACGGCCCCGAGCGTGCGCTGGCGGTCGGAAACGCCTGCGGCGCCATCGCGGCCAGCGAGCGCGGCCCGAAACCGGACCTCTCTTGGGAGCGCATCGAGGCGGTGATGGCATGA
- a CDS encoding HAD family hydrolase, producing MTVGYLFDLDKTLVTYEPEVPGIFRNACAEVGVEPTPEAVDTLAPSYVETFLEFEESPYVGAARAARDAGMDIDPESFADTYVDAEIEATHVPEGVGNLLASLEHVGVVTNGYGPVQRRKLAEKGLDAHIDALVCADDVEAFKPDDAPFDAITDAVPADDYVMVGDNVNYDIRPAAERGYRTVFVGDAADAEGLADHRVSDPSDLAQMSTMMRP from the coding sequence ATGACTGTCGGCTACCTCTTCGACCTCGACAAGACGCTCGTCACCTACGAGCCGGAGGTGCCGGGCATCTTCCGGAACGCCTGCGCTGAGGTCGGCGTCGAGCCGACGCCCGAGGCCGTCGATACGCTCGCGCCGAGTTACGTCGAGACGTTCCTCGAGTTCGAGGAGAGCCCCTACGTCGGTGCCGCCCGTGCCGCCCGCGATGCCGGCATGGACATCGACCCCGAATCGTTCGCCGACACCTATGTCGACGCCGAAATCGAGGCAACCCACGTCCCAGAGGGCGTCGGAAACCTCCTCGCGTCCTTAGAGCACGTCGGCGTCGTCACGAACGGCTACGGCCCCGTCCAACGCCGGAAACTCGCCGAAAAGGGGCTGGACGCACACATCGACGCGCTGGTGTGTGCCGACGACGTGGAGGCGTTCAAGCCCGACGACGCGCCGTTCGACGCCATCACCGACGCCGTTCCCGCCGACGACTACGTCATGGTCGGCGACAACGTGAACTACGACATCCGACCGGCCGCCGAACGCGGCTACCGGACGGTGTTCGTCGGCGATGCGGCCGACGCCGAAGGCCTCGCTGACCACCGCGTGTCGGACCCATCGGACCTCGCTCAGATGTCGACCATGATGCGGCCCTGA
- a CDS encoding type IV pilin, with translation MGLWFRPSERFENTESLGSDNRAIAPAIGIILLVGIVLVLAASTGAFVFDDRKQPEESSPVTAFDFEYQPGDRRSGDELTVTHVRGDTIVGERLDLRIRNARYKEERFGSEADASRKPSASFFRMDSVTAGDSTTVTTGDFERGIAFGLVGDRDFDLSKAEVCVVWQTDGNDSELLKCWRGPDTEGFVE, from the coding sequence ATGGGGTTGTGGTTCCGACCATCGGAGAGATTCGAGAATACAGAGAGTCTCGGTTCTGATAATCGGGCAATCGCGCCGGCAATCGGGATAATCCTCCTCGTCGGTATCGTCCTTGTTCTCGCCGCCAGTACGGGGGCGTTCGTCTTCGACGACCGGAAGCAACCCGAGGAGTCATCGCCTGTGACGGCCTTCGACTTCGAGTATCAGCCCGGTGATAGACGGTCCGGCGACGAACTCACCGTGACTCACGTCCGGGGTGATACGATAGTCGGCGAACGGCTCGACCTTCGGATTCGAAACGCTAGATACAAAGAAGAGCGGTTCGGCAGCGAAGCGGATGCCTCACGGAAACCATCGGCGTCGTTTTTCCGAATGGACTCCGTCACTGCGGGCGATTCGACCACCGTGACGACCGGAGATTTCGAACGCGGCATCGCGTTCGGACTGGTCGGTGACCGGGATTTCGACCTCTCGAAAGCGGAGGTCTGTGTCGTCTGGCAGACGGATGGAAACGATTCGGAGTTGCTGAAATGCTGGCGTGGCCCCGATACGGAGGGGTTCGTCGAGTAG
- the deoC gene encoding deoxyribose-phosphate aldolase, which yields MNRAEFAARIDHTVLGPETTWDDVKAVLDAADTHGMNACIPPCYVAEAAEYAPDVTLVSVCGFPHGQAAPETKEFEAERAWQDGADEIDVVLNVGRLRSGDTEAVAEELACVVAAVPLPVKVIVEAPLLEEAELRTACELAAEADAAFVKTATGFSDGGATVADVRVMTEYLPVKASGGIGSSEDAVAMLEAGAERIGASSGVELVEGYENGAF from the coding sequence ATGAACCGCGCCGAGTTCGCCGCCCGCATCGACCACACCGTCCTCGGGCCGGAGACGACGTGGGACGACGTGAAAGCGGTGCTCGACGCCGCCGACACGCACGGAATGAACGCCTGCATCCCGCCGTGTTACGTCGCCGAGGCCGCCGAGTACGCCCCGGACGTAACCCTCGTCTCGGTGTGTGGGTTTCCGCACGGACAGGCGGCCCCCGAGACCAAGGAGTTCGAAGCCGAGCGGGCGTGGCAGGACGGTGCCGACGAAATCGACGTGGTGCTCAACGTCGGCCGTCTCCGAAGCGGCGACACCGAGGCGGTCGCCGAGGAACTCGCCTGCGTCGTCGCCGCCGTTCCTCTCCCGGTGAAGGTCATCGTCGAGGCGCCCCTCCTCGAGGAGGCGGAACTGCGGACGGCGTGTGAACTCGCCGCCGAGGCCGATGCGGCGTTCGTCAAGACCGCGACGGGGTTCTCCGATGGTGGTGCGACCGTCGCGGACGTACGCGTGATGACCGAGTATCTCCCGGTGAAAGCAAGCGGGGGCATCGGCTCTTCCGAGGACGCCGTCGCGATGCTGGAGGCCGGCGCCGAGCGCATCGGTGCCTCCTCGGGCGTCGAGTTGGTCGAGGGGTACGAGAACGGCGCGTTCTGA
- a CDS encoding DUF63 family protein, with the protein MSPLPSGFALPALPYLVGLLVAAAVAGGLLYRRRPSVTEATVTALTPWMAAGGGLYALFQFGAVPSAVAPLFGSPAVYASVGVLAAVVWAAIADRPAEGWGTTTAPGLLAGAGGLLLASTVAAAGIAAATSAGGRPDASAAILLATLVVTAGVWAGLRRVATVEATGPVGVLVVFAHALDGISTAVGYDRLGFGEQTPLSRIIIHAGEALPTAELIGAGWLFVVVKLLLAAGIVALFEEYVREDPTEGYLLLALITAVGLGPGAHNLVLFALV; encoded by the coding sequence GTGTCGCCACTCCCATCGGGGTTCGCCTTGCCCGCCCTGCCGTATCTGGTCGGCCTGCTCGTCGCCGCCGCCGTCGCCGGTGGCCTCCTCTATCGTCGGCGACCGTCGGTCACCGAGGCGACGGTGACGGCGCTGACGCCGTGGATGGCTGCCGGCGGCGGTCTGTACGCGCTGTTTCAGTTCGGCGCCGTGCCGTCGGCCGTCGCACCGCTGTTCGGGTCGCCCGCCGTCTACGCCTCCGTCGGCGTTCTCGCGGCGGTCGTCTGGGCGGCCATCGCCGACCGTCCCGCCGAGGGCTGGGGAACGACCACCGCCCCGGGACTGCTCGCCGGGGCGGGCGGCCTGTTGCTCGCCTCGACGGTCGCTGCCGCCGGCATCGCCGCCGCCACATCCGCCGGTGGCCGCCCCGACGCCTCCGCGGCTATCCTCCTCGCGACGCTCGTCGTCACGGCCGGGGTGTGGGCCGGTCTTCGACGCGTCGCCACCGTCGAGGCAACCGGCCCGGTCGGCGTTCTCGTCGTCTTCGCCCACGCTCTCGACGGCATCTCGACGGCGGTCGGCTACGACCGCCTCGGGTTCGGCGAACAGACGCCGCTGTCGCGAATCATCATCCACGCCGGCGAGGCGCTGCCGACCGCGGAACTCATCGGTGCCGGCTGGCTATTCGTCGTCGTGAAACTCCTGCTTGCGGCGGGCATCGTCGCGCTGTTCGAGGAGTACGTCCGCGAGGACCCGACCGAGGGATATCTGCTCTTGGCGCTCATCACCGCCGTCGGACTCGGGCCGGGCGCACACAACCTCGTGTTGTTCGCGCTCGTTTGA
- a CDS encoding phosphoribosylaminoimidazolesuccinocarboxamide synthase, which translates to MTSVKEFRVEEPASADSLGRGAFVFTDDYSVFDWGKMPDSIPNKGASLCAMGAANFELLESEGIPTHYRGVVNGADVVPLGDVVTPPREMAIDLTQVPELPHEGREYDYTAFHEVAGENYLIPLEIVFRNTVPVGSSLRGRAAPEEFGLDYADWPDEPVDLPEPVVEFSTKYEESDRYLSRDNADYIAGKADIDDLETVAREVNDLVTEQAAAAGLKHEDGKIECLYYDGEIRVADVVGTFDENRFSFEGQQLSKEVVRQYHKRTQPEWVDAVDAAKAEAKAEGVADWRELCERDPEPLSGHVVDAVRDMYTAGTNAYIGRELFDAPSLSEAVETIRSL; encoded by the coding sequence ATGACCAGCGTCAAGGAGTTCCGCGTCGAGGAGCCCGCGAGTGCCGACTCGCTCGGGCGCGGTGCCTTCGTCTTCACCGATGACTACTCGGTGTTCGACTGGGGGAAGATGCCCGATTCGATTCCGAACAAGGGGGCGTCGCTGTGTGCGATGGGTGCGGCGAACTTCGAGTTACTCGAATCCGAGGGCATCCCGACACACTACCGTGGCGTCGTCAACGGGGCCGACGTAGTGCCACTCGGTGATGTCGTCACCCCGCCGCGGGAGATGGCCATCGATTTGACACAGGTGCCGGAGCTCCCCCACGAAGGGCGGGAGTACGATTACACGGCGTTCCACGAGGTTGCGGGCGAGAACTACCTGATTCCGCTGGAAATCGTCTTCCGGAACACGGTGCCGGTGGGGTCGTCGCTTCGCGGCCGTGCCGCCCCCGAGGAGTTCGGCCTCGACTACGCCGACTGGCCCGACGAGCCAGTTGACCTTCCCGAGCCGGTCGTCGAGTTCTCGACGAAGTACGAGGAGTCCGACCGCTATCTCTCCCGGGACAACGCCGACTACATCGCGGGCAAAGCGGACATCGACGACCTCGAAACCGTCGCCCGGGAAGTCAACGACCTCGTGACCGAACAGGCTGCGGCGGCGGGACTGAAACACGAGGACGGCAAAATCGAGTGTCTGTACTACGACGGCGAGATTCGCGTCGCCGACGTGGTCGGAACGTTCGACGAGAATCGCTTTTCCTTCGAGGGCCAACAGCTCTCGAAGGAGGTCGTCCGGCAGTACCACAAGCGGACCCAACCGGAGTGGGTAGATGCCGTCGACGCGGCCAAGGCGGAGGCGAAAGCCGAGGGCGTCGCCGACTGGCGCGAGCTGTGTGAACGCGACCCCGAACCGCTTTCGGGCCACGTCGTCGACGCGGTTCGGGACATGTACACCGCCGGTACGAACGCCTACATCGGCCGGGAGTTGTTCGACGCGCCGTCGCTGTCGGAGGCCGTCGAGACGATTCGATCGCTCTGA